The following coding sequences lie in one Cyanobacterium sp. Dongsha4 genomic window:
- a CDS encoding transporter substrate-binding domain-containing protein — translation MKSAEWEEIQARGKIIVGVKDNLPPLGFTDQNGNLQGFEIDLAHKLAEELLGDKQAIKFVPLLNQDRLNAVIEDDVDIAIASITFNSSRQRLVDFSDIYYFSGTGIIVKKNSFFNNIGNISGKIGILSHSRAIAEIQYQFPQLSLQGVSSYQEALELMEKGEIQGFAGDVMVLTGITQQTSNYQLLPQIIGAYPIAIALPKGREYQSLRNQVNQVMRKLKQEDWFKEKAKFWGLP, via the coding sequence GTGAAAAGCGCAGAATGGGAGGAAATTCAAGCTAGGGGTAAAATTATTGTTGGAGTTAAAGATAATTTACCACCACTAGGTTTTACTGACCAAAACGGTAATTTACAGGGATTTGAAATTGATTTAGCTCATAAATTGGCAGAAGAATTATTGGGGGATAAACAAGCAATTAAGTTTGTACCTCTCCTCAATCAAGATAGGCTAAATGCTGTCATAGAAGATGATGTGGACATTGCGATCGCATCTATTACTTTTAATTCTTCCCGTCAAAGATTGGTGGATTTTAGTGACATTTACTATTTTTCTGGGACAGGGATTATAGTCAAAAAAAATTCATTTTTTAACAATATTGGCAATATTTCGGGGAAAATAGGCATTTTAAGCCATTCAAGAGCGATCGCAGAAATTCAATATCAATTTCCACAACTATCATTACAAGGGGTTTCTAGTTATCAAGAAGCACTAGAATTAATGGAAAAAGGAGAAATACAAGGTTTTGCAGGAGATGTAATGGTTTTAACGGGTATAACTCAACAAACATCAAATTATCAGCTATTACCTCAAATTATTGGAGCATATCCCATTGCGATCGCACTTCCAAAAGGAAGAGAATATCAATCATTACGAAATCAAGTTAATCAGGTAATGAGAAAATTAAAGCAAGAAGATTGGTTTAAGGAAAAAGCTAAATTTTGGGGCTTACCGTGA
- the ahr gene encoding NADPH-dependent aldehyde reductase Ahr, translating into MVNAYAAHEIGGILKPFQYQLPPIGAYEVDIQVQHCGICHSDLSLLENAWGVTQYPFVPGHEIVGTVLAVGQDVVHLKKGDRVGLGWHSAYCLHCDQCLTGNHNMCYSAQATIVGRHGGFADIVRAKVPSVVKLPDSVDMRTAGPLLCGGITVFNPLIQFNILPTAKVGVIGIGGLGHIAVQILRAWGCEVTAFTSSESKIEEALKMGANKTLNSRDSEELKSAENSFDLILSTVNVELDWSTYLSLLKPKGRLHLLGVVLEPLNLSVSSLLSRQKSVSASPVGSPNAIAQMLEFCQRHNIKPITQHFPLKEVNEAMEHLRAGKARYRVVLDMN; encoded by the coding sequence ATTGTAAATGCCTACGCCGCCCACGAAATAGGAGGGATACTCAAGCCTTTTCAATATCAATTACCCCCCATTGGTGCTTATGAAGTTGATATTCAAGTACAGCATTGCGGTATTTGTCATAGTGACTTAAGTTTGCTGGAAAATGCTTGGGGTGTTACTCAATATCCTTTTGTACCGGGTCATGAAATTGTTGGTACTGTTTTGGCTGTCGGACAAGATGTAGTTCACTTAAAAAAAGGCGATCGCGTCGGCTTGGGATGGCACTCAGCATATTGTTTACACTGTGATCAATGTTTAACTGGTAATCATAATATGTGTTACTCTGCTCAAGCTACTATCGTGGGCAGACATGGAGGATTCGCCGATATAGTTAGGGCAAAAGTTCCTAGTGTAGTTAAATTACCCGATTCTGTGGATATGCGTACTGCAGGACCTTTGCTTTGTGGTGGTATAACGGTTTTTAATCCTTTAATTCAATTCAATATTTTGCCAACGGCTAAAGTGGGAGTGATTGGCATAGGTGGTTTAGGTCATATTGCGGTGCAGATTCTTCGGGCTTGGGGATGTGAGGTAACTGCTTTTACTTCTAGTGAGTCAAAAATAGAAGAAGCCTTAAAAATGGGGGCAAATAAAACTCTTAACTCTAGGGATTCAGAGGAGTTAAAGTCGGCAGAAAATAGTTTTGATTTGATTCTCTCTACTGTTAATGTTGAGCTTGATTGGAGTACATATTTAAGTTTACTAAAGCCAAAAGGTCGTCTTCATCTTTTAGGGGTGGTTCTTGAACCCTTAAACCTCAGTGTTTCTTCTTTGCTTTCACGACAAAAATCCGTTTCTGCTTCCCCTGTAGGTAGTCCAAATGCGATCGCACAAATGTTGGAGTTTTGCCAAAGACATAATATAAAGCCCATCACACAACATTTTCCCCTCAAGGAAGTGAATGAAGCAATGGAACATTTGAGAGCTGGAAAAGCCCGTTATCGAGTGGTGTTAGACATGAATTGA
- the ccsB gene encoding c-type cytochrome biogenesis protein CcsB: MDLVSLENILDNVSFAVLFITMLFYWVGTAFPNFSILPKLGTMGMIIGNLSIASLLLARWIEGGYFPISNLYESLFFLGWGVTTVHLIAESMSGSRLVGVVSAPTAMGIAAFATLSLPPEMQHSEPLVPALKSNWLMMHVSVMMFSYSALMVGSLVAIAFLILTQGKEIQLRGSSVGTGAYRNVKALKLNYQAEKLTEVENQGGTAVLTQEKTIVNQLSPERLSLVDTLDNISYRIIGLGFPLLTIGIVSGAVWANEAWGSYWSWDPKETWALITWLVFAAYLHARITKGWQGRKPALLAAGGFLVVWVCYLGVNLLGKGLHSYGWFF; the protein is encoded by the coding sequence ATGGATTTAGTTAGTTTAGAAAATATTTTAGATAACGTTTCTTTCGCTGTATTGTTTATCACCATGTTATTTTATTGGGTAGGTACAGCCTTTCCCAATTTTTCAATATTGCCTAAACTCGGTACAATGGGCATGATTATCGGTAATTTATCTATCGCCTCTCTACTGTTAGCGCGGTGGATTGAAGGGGGTTATTTCCCTATTAGTAATCTCTATGAATCCCTTTTCTTTTTGGGGTGGGGTGTTACCACTGTGCATTTAATTGCAGAATCTATGAGTGGTAGTCGTTTAGTGGGAGTTGTCAGTGCTCCTACTGCTATGGGTATCGCCGCTTTTGCTACTCTTTCTCTCCCTCCAGAAATGCAACATAGCGAACCTTTAGTTCCTGCTTTAAAATCTAATTGGTTGATGATGCACGTTAGTGTCATGATGTTTAGTTACTCTGCTTTGATGGTAGGCTCATTAGTTGCGATCGCATTTTTGATTTTAACTCAAGGTAAAGAGATTCAATTAAGAGGTAGTTCTGTTGGTACGGGAGCTTACCGTAATGTTAAAGCCTTAAAATTAAACTATCAAGCGGAAAAACTCACAGAAGTTGAGAATCAAGGCGGTACAGCAGTATTAACCCAAGAGAAAACTATCGTCAATCAACTTTCTCCAGAGCGCTTGAGTTTAGTGGACACCCTTGATAATATTAGTTATCGTATCATCGGTTTAGGCTTCCCTCTATTAACCATTGGCATTGTTTCAGGGGCTGTATGGGCAAATGAAGCATGGGGGTCTTATTGGAGTTGGGATCCCAAAGAAACATGGGCATTAATTACATGGTTAGTCTTTGCCGCTTATTTACACGCCAGAATTACCAAAGGTTGGCAAGGAAGAAAACCCGCTCTTTTAGCCGCAGGAGGTTTTTTAGTGGTATGGGTTTGTTATTTAGGAGTCAATTTATTGGGTAAAGGTTTACACTCTTACGGTTGGTTTTTCTAA
- a CDS encoding RNA methyltransferase yields the protein MTVINSVRIVLVEPAGERNIGSIARVMRNMGLTKLVIVNPHCNPFSEEAKVMAVHGVEVLEKAKIVNSIPSALQGCQRAIATTARERGIPTPLEKPRDVMGWLLEENINSALVFGPEDRGLSNQELSYAQRFVCIPSNPEYPSLNLAQAVGVCAYELYQEFLNQNQKTVIDSETEKHDDLADLKALEGYYQHLESVLLQVNYLYPHTAKATMEKIKRIVNRSDLKTQELAMLRGMLRQVEWGIKN from the coding sequence ATGACTGTAATTAACTCTGTGAGAATTGTTTTAGTTGAACCGGCAGGAGAGAGAAATATTGGTTCAATTGCTAGGGTTATGCGTAATATGGGTTTAACGAAGTTAGTTATTGTCAATCCTCATTGTAATCCTTTTTCCGAGGAGGCTAAAGTTATGGCAGTGCATGGAGTAGAGGTATTAGAAAAAGCGAAAATAGTTAATTCTATTCCCTCCGCATTGCAAGGATGCCAAAGAGCCATTGCAACTACCGCCAGAGAAAGGGGAATTCCTACTCCTTTAGAAAAACCAAGAGATGTTATGGGATGGTTGCTAGAAGAAAATATTAACTCAGCTTTAGTTTTCGGTCCTGAAGATAGAGGATTAAGTAATCAGGAATTAAGCTATGCTCAAAGATTTGTCTGTATTCCCAGTAATCCTGAATATCCCTCTCTTAATTTAGCTCAGGCGGTGGGAGTTTGTGCCTATGAGTTATATCAAGAATTTCTTAATCAAAACCAAAAAACAGTAATTGACTCAGAAACAGAAAAACATGATGATTTAGCTGATTTAAAAGCCTTAGAAGGTTATTATCAACATTTAGAGTCGGTTTTGCTACAGGTTAATTATTTATATCCCCATACTGCTAAAGCAACAATGGAAAAAATTAAGCGTATTGTCAACCGTAGTGATTTAAAAACCCAAGAGTTAGCTATGTTGAGAGGGATGTTAAGACAAGTGGAATGGGGAATTAAAAATTAA
- a CDS encoding ABC transporter ATP-binding protein/permease, with amino-acid sequence MKGFNFVVFRKFWAIAKLYWLGSEKKGALTLLFILGVLLIAYTQLSVLLNESQGGLISTLAAKDETAFWQTVGKFLLILIIYVPLFAGFSYTQSKLGLYWRRWLTNNFLNKYFQQRHFYQLAVRNKEIDNPDQRISEDIRSFTQDSLLFLLVVVQSILQVIAFSAVLWSISQKLVIFLLFYAIAGTLITTGVFGKKLVNLNFAQLQKEANFRFGLVRVRENAESIAFYRGENQEQNNLSNLFTDLFNNFNSLIVWQELYLGLFVNTFEFLPYVIPAIVVAPSVLSGNLEVGKVSEATGAFARVFFSLNIIVSRFQSLTNFAAGIDRLSGLDEFLSIPKKEQLLSKSSSTKRIIDTIENDNLEIKNLTLQTPNYHNTLMENISFQLSNGQGLLIMGASGCGKSSLLRAIAGLWNSGTGAIIRPELNKILFLPQRPYMIIGTLKQQLIYPATNLDISEEELQRVLELVNLKDLAEKFGGFEVEKDWGEVLSLGEQQRVAFARILVNKPQYAILDEATSALDTNNETFLYQHLLDTHTTFVSVGHRDSLKQYHQLLLKISEDKSWCLETIQLT; translated from the coding sequence ATGAAAGGTTTTAATTTCGTTGTTTTTCGTAAGTTTTGGGCGATCGCAAAATTATATTGGCTAGGTTCAGAAAAAAAAGGAGCTTTAACACTACTATTTATTTTAGGAGTGTTACTTATAGCTTATACTCAACTGAGTGTTTTACTAAACGAATCTCAAGGAGGATTAATTTCTACCCTAGCGGCAAAAGATGAAACCGCTTTTTGGCAAACTGTGGGGAAATTTCTCTTAATTTTAATTATTTATGTTCCCTTATTTGCTGGTTTTTCTTATACTCAAAGTAAATTGGGTTTATATTGGCGTAGATGGTTAACAAATAATTTTTTGAATAAATATTTTCAGCAAAGACATTTTTATCAATTAGCCGTTAGAAATAAAGAAATTGATAATCCTGATCAAAGAATTTCTGAAGATATTAGAAGTTTTACTCAAGATTCTTTACTGTTTTTATTAGTAGTTGTTCAATCAATTTTACAAGTAATTGCCTTTAGTGCCGTTTTGTGGTCTATCTCTCAAAAATTAGTAATTTTTCTATTATTTTATGCGATCGCAGGTACTTTAATTACTACAGGAGTTTTTGGGAAAAAATTAGTAAATCTTAACTTTGCTCAACTACAAAAAGAAGCAAATTTTCGTTTTGGCTTAGTAAGAGTGAGAGAAAATGCGGAATCTATTGCTTTTTATCGAGGAGAAAACCAAGAGCAAAATAATTTAAGTAATCTCTTTACAGACTTATTTAATAATTTTAATAGCCTTATTGTTTGGCAAGAATTATATCTCGGTTTATTTGTCAATACCTTTGAATTTTTACCCTATGTTATTCCAGCGATTGTCGTTGCACCTAGTGTTTTATCTGGCAATTTAGAAGTAGGGAAAGTAAGTGAAGCAACAGGAGCATTTGCACGAGTATTTTTCTCATTAAATATTATTGTTAGTCGTTTTCAATCTTTGACTAATTTTGCGGCAGGAATTGATCGTTTATCAGGATTAGATGAATTTTTATCTATTCCTAAAAAAGAACAATTATTAAGCAAATCATCTTCAACAAAAAGAATTATTGACACCATTGAAAATGATAATTTAGAAATAAAAAACTTAACTTTACAAACTCCTAATTATCACAATACTTTGATGGAAAACATTAGTTTTCAGCTATCCAATGGTCAAGGATTATTGATTATGGGGGCGAGTGGTTGCGGTAAAAGCTCACTCCTAAGAGCGATCGCAGGTTTATGGAACTCAGGCACAGGAGCGATTATACGCCCAGAGTTAAACAAAATTCTCTTTCTTCCCCAACGTCCTTACATGATTATTGGCACACTAAAACAACAATTAATATATCCCGCCACCAATCTTGATATTTCCGAAGAAGAATTACAAAGAGTTCTCGAATTAGTTAATTTAAAAGACTTAGCTGAAAAATTTGGCGGTTTTGAAGTAGAAAAAGACTGGGGGGAAGTTTTGTCCCTCGGAGAGCAACAGAGAGTTGCCTTTGCCCGAATTTTGGTCAACAAACCCCAATATGCCATTTTAGATGAAGCCACGAGTGCTTTAGACACCAATAATGAAACATTTTTATATCAACACCTCCTTGATACTCACACCACTTTTGTTAGCGTTGGGCATCGAGATAGTTTAAAGCAGTATCATCAACTTTTACTGAAAATTTCCGAGGATAAATCATGGTGTTTAGAAACCATCCAATTAACTTAA
- a CDS encoding DNA double-strand break repair nuclease NurA: MLDLAKLARQMPDMGQEIQKEALKSSQRLEKAIQLLAIVEKDQDTFIKAQKEWSDRLLFTAATPQESITKKVKISIAPNNHSVFSADGSQIAPSHHEIAYCYLINIGRIMLHYGQNLHPLLDTLPEIYYKSEDLYASRKWGIRTEEWMSYRRTVAEAEVLAEMACTWVNPPGAHFDTPNLAMMDGSLVYWFLETLPVEAREEILNPILKAWESLRQTKIPFVGYVSASRGTSAINFLRFPLCPYDNPNCMAFCGEEVDKTPCQKVEPLRDVNLWTHLLQRGERSAIFRSNSRILDLYGEENHIYFCYLHVGSEIARVEFPQWVAENESLLNQSLSITLAQVDKGFGYPVALAEAHNLAVIKGSDRTRFFALLEEQMIKAGIKNVGVSYKEARKRGSIA; the protein is encoded by the coding sequence GTGTTAGATTTAGCAAAATTAGCCCGTCAAATGCCAGATATGGGGCAAGAAATCCAGAAAGAAGCCCTAAAAAGTAGTCAGCGTTTGGAAAAAGCAATACAATTATTGGCTATAGTCGAAAAAGACCAAGATACTTTTATTAAAGCTCAAAAAGAATGGAGCGATCGCCTCTTATTTACTGCGGCCACCCCTCAAGAATCGATTACTAAAAAAGTAAAAATTTCCATTGCACCTAATAATCATAGTGTTTTTTCGGCAGATGGTTCTCAAATTGCCCCCTCTCATCATGAAATTGCCTATTGTTATTTGATCAATATTGGGCGAATTATGTTGCATTATGGGCAGAATTTACATCCTCTCCTTGATACCCTTCCTGAAATATACTATAAAAGTGAAGACCTCTACGCATCCCGAAAATGGGGAATTCGTACCGAAGAATGGATGAGTTATAGACGCACTGTCGCTGAAGCCGAGGTATTAGCAGAAATGGCTTGTACCTGGGTAAATCCCCCCGGAGCGCATTTTGATACCCCTAACCTTGCTATGATGGATGGCTCATTGGTTTACTGGTTTTTAGAAACTTTACCCGTTGAGGCTAGAGAAGAAATTTTGAATCCCATTCTAAAAGCATGGGAAAGTTTACGACAGACAAAAATTCCTTTCGTGGGATATGTTAGTGCTTCCCGTGGCACATCGGCAATTAACTTTCTTCGTTTTCCTTTATGTCCCTACGATAATCCTAATTGTATGGCATTTTGTGGGGAAGAAGTGGATAAAACCCCCTGTCAGAAAGTTGAACCCCTCAGAGATGTTAATCTTTGGACTCACCTTTTACAACGAGGAGAAAGAAGTGCTATATTCCGTAGTAATTCTCGTATTTTAGATTTATATGGAGAAGAAAACCATATTTATTTCTGTTATCTCCATGTTGGTTCAGAAATTGCTAGGGTTGAATTTCCCCAATGGGTAGCAGAAAATGAATCCCTCCTCAATCAATCTCTAAGTATTACCCTTGCTCAAGTTGATAAGGGTTTTGGCTATCCTGTTGCTTTAGCTGAAGCTCATAATCTCGCTGTAATCAAAGGAAGCGATCGCACTCGTTTTTTTGCCTTATTAGAAGAACAAATGATCAAAGCTGGAATCAAAAATGTGGGGGTTTCTTACAAGGAAGCAAGAAAAAGAGGCAGTATTGCTTAA
- a CDS encoding SDR family NAD(P)-dependent oxidoreductase: MKVILISGASRGIGRSIAEKLLQDDYYLSLGVREPKYFQNTVFANHERVLIQPYEAKDKQSPIDWVKTTIDKFGRLDGLINCAGILERIQFEDDNEEGLDRLFEVNLKAPWRLTREAFPYLKQSGKGRIINLVSMSGKRVKGTLAGYSMSKFAFLALSQSMRNAGWEDGIRVTAICPSFVNTDMAKGVKLDSETITQPEDIADIVKTILELPNTAYVGEVLINFALEK; this comes from the coding sequence ATGAAAGTTATTTTAATTAGTGGTGCAAGTCGTGGTATCGGTAGAAGTATTGCGGAAAAACTATTACAAGATGATTATTACCTTAGTTTAGGGGTGAGAGAGCCAAAGTATTTTCAAAACACGGTATTTGCTAATCATGAGCGAGTTTTAATTCAACCCTATGAAGCAAAAGATAAACAATCTCCCATTGATTGGGTAAAAACGACTATCGATAAATTTGGCAGGTTGGATGGGCTGATTAATTGTGCTGGTATTTTAGAGAGAATACAATTTGAGGATGATAATGAAGAAGGACTCGATCGCCTCTTTGAAGTGAATTTGAAAGCTCCTTGGCGATTAACTAGAGAGGCTTTTCCTTATCTCAAGCAATCGGGGAAAGGTAGAATTATTAATCTTGTTTCCATGTCGGGCAAAAGAGTTAAAGGTACATTAGCAGGTTATTCTATGAGTAAATTTGCATTTTTGGCACTAAGTCAAAGTATGCGTAATGCAGGTTGGGAAGATGGTATTAGGGTAACGGCAATTTGTCCTAGTTTTGTTAATACAGATATGGCAAAAGGAGTCAAATTAGATTCAGAAACTATTACTCAACCCGAAGATATTGCCGATATTGTCAAAACAATTTTAGAGTTACCAAATACTGCTTATGTTGGTGAAGTATTGATTAATTTTGCTTTGGAAAAATAA
- a CDS encoding PP2C family protein-serine/threonine phosphatase → MSIFNQNYLRSETNNNLYSNGKYTPVVALKELVASLQREQNKIQNLLSSLSFALRSFNNLNQFLELTPLMVARVTDADGGALILYRQQEISLEQIYCHNNHWREEITFSFQELVQEINTYSQTCQHDPSLCPEMECFSSFVESQVQSRFSPLFPIFSTPIIVKNVERGRFYVFSQDSEYVWTQTRRKLAQLVADQTAVAIANHELTVELRSKERQDRELEIASEIQLRLLPRKCPTIKGLEVAAKCQTANRVGGDYYDFIPVNYDQWDENNAINKNAPCEPWSIVIGDVMGKGVPAGLIMTMTRGMLRAEVLNRHSPSRVLEHLNRVMYPDLENSHRFVTLFYSEYDPQTHLLRYANAAHNPPLLWREGKSNLIPLDTEGMLIGLEPNSHYQDDCLQLQPNDTILYYTDGLTDAVNQNNQRFEEENLIKCFRYGCENYNTAEEILNYILKTIENFIGVGNRNSDDITLVVVKFNPDHSFTCQCSD, encoded by the coding sequence GTGTCTATTTTTAATCAAAATTATCTGCGTTCAGAAACTAATAATAATCTGTACTCAAATGGGAAATATACTCCTGTGGTTGCGTTAAAAGAGTTAGTGGCAAGTTTACAAAGAGAACAAAACAAGATACAAAATCTTTTAAGTTCATTAAGTTTTGCCTTACGTAGCTTTAATAATCTCAATCAATTTTTAGAGTTAACCCCTTTAATGGTTGCTAGAGTGACAGATGCGGATGGTGGTGCTTTGATACTCTATCGTCAGCAGGAAATTAGTTTAGAGCAAATATACTGTCATAATAATCATTGGCGGGAGGAGATTACTTTTTCTTTTCAAGAGTTGGTGCAGGAAATAAATACTTATTCTCAAACTTGTCAACATGACCCCAGTTTATGCCCTGAAATGGAGTGTTTTTCTAGTTTTGTGGAGTCTCAGGTACAATCAAGATTTTCTCCTCTATTTCCTATTTTTAGCACTCCTATTATTGTCAAAAATGTGGAAAGAGGACGTTTTTATGTTTTTAGTCAAGATTCAGAATATGTATGGACTCAAACTCGGCGTAAGTTAGCCCAGTTAGTAGCAGATCAAACCGCAGTTGCGATCGCAAATCATGAATTAACCGTAGAATTAAGATCAAAAGAAAGACAAGATCGAGAATTAGAAATTGCCTCAGAAATTCAACTTAGATTACTGCCAAGGAAATGTCCCACGATTAAAGGGTTAGAGGTAGCGGCCAAGTGTCAAACAGCCAACCGTGTGGGGGGAGATTACTACGATTTTATCCCCGTTAATTATGATCAATGGGATGAAAATAATGCTATTAACAAGAATGCTCCTTGTGAGCCTTGGAGTATCGTTATTGGGGATGTGATGGGTAAAGGTGTACCCGCAGGATTAATTATGACTATGACAAGGGGAATGTTAAGGGCAGAGGTTTTAAACCGTCATTCTCCTTCAAGGGTGCTAGAGCATTTGAATAGGGTAATGTATCCTGATTTAGAAAATTCCCATCGCTTTGTTACACTATTTTATTCTGAATATGATCCTCAAACTCATCTTTTACGCTATGCCAATGCCGCTCATAATCCTCCCTTATTATGGAGAGAAGGTAAGAGTAATCTAATTCCTTTGGATACGGAAGGTATGCTTATAGGATTAGAGCCTAATTCTCATTATCAAGATGATTGTTTACAGTTACAACCTAATGATACTATTTTGTATTATACCGATGGTTTAACAGATGCAGTTAATCAAAATAATCAGAGATTTGAAGAGGAAAACTTGATTAAGTGTTTTCGTTATGGTTGTGAAAACTACAATACTGCGGAGGAAATTTTAAATTACATCTTAAAAACTATCGAGAATTTTATTGGGGTGGGTAATCGTAATAGTGACGATATAACTTTAGTGGTGGTTAAATTTAATCCTGACCATTCTTTTACTTGTCAGTGTAGCGATTAA
- a CDS encoding DUF2470 domain-containing protein gives MSETITTAVSDRICKHMNDDHGDALVLYAKHYGSLEHLNSAKMLSIDNEGMFLIIDNNEEKPLRINFDHTLVDAKDAHHTLVEMLKSIRN, from the coding sequence ATGAGTGAAACTATTACCACCGCAGTGAGCGATCGCATCTGTAAACATATGAACGATGATCATGGAGATGCCTTAGTCTTATATGCCAAACACTATGGTAGTTTAGAACACTTAAATAGTGCAAAAATGTTGTCTATTGATAATGAAGGTATGTTTCTAATTATAGATAATAACGAGGAAAAACCATTAAGAATTAACTTTGATCATACTCTAGTTGATGCCAAAGATGCACATCATACATTAGTTGAAATGCTTAAATCTATTAGAAATTAA
- a CDS encoding Gfo/Idh/MocA family oxidoreductase — MTEKKLGVAIVGTGFGKQIHLPAFQLHPHTEVVAIHHRVLDKAKAIASEYNIPHAMDDLEDICRLPEVDIVSISTPPFLHYDMAKIALNHNKHILLEKPLNLNVYETREIYRLAKQKQKIVIADFEFRFIPAWQLLKEYLDNDYVGKTRLIKIDWLVASRGNPNRAWNWYSVKEKGGGALGAIGSHAFDYINWLFGEIATISAYLGCAIPQRPDPLANNQLKPVTADDTCLITLELHEGTPVQVNLSSVTYQGRGHWLEIYGEKGTLVLGSDNLKDYVHGFKLYASRDNQPLEEIKIPERLAFPQVFDDGRLAPFIRVVNQLVENIDNNKMNAPSIIEGIYSQLLMDLTHKSHTQKQRLKVPSLQDFLLGNE, encoded by the coding sequence ATGACAGAAAAAAAACTAGGCGTTGCCATTGTTGGCACGGGTTTTGGGAAACAAATTCATTTACCTGCCTTTCAACTTCACCCTCACACAGAAGTGGTGGCCATACATCATCGTGTCTTAGATAAAGCAAAAGCCATAGCATCTGAGTATAATATTCCCCATGCAATGGATGATTTAGAGGATATTTGCCGTTTACCAGAAGTAGATATAGTCAGTATTTCTACCCCTCCGTTTCTGCACTATGACATGGCAAAAATCGCCCTTAACCACAATAAGCATATTTTGCTCGAAAAACCCCTGAATCTTAATGTTTATGAAACTAGGGAAATTTATCGTTTAGCTAAACAAAAACAAAAAATTGTCATCGCTGACTTTGAATTTCGCTTTATTCCAGCATGGCAATTACTCAAGGAATATTTAGATAATGACTATGTCGGTAAAACCAGACTTATCAAAATCGATTGGTTAGTGGCATCTAGGGGTAATCCTAACCGCGCATGGAATTGGTATTCTGTTAAAGAAAAAGGAGGAGGGGCATTAGGTGCGATCGGATCTCATGCTTTTGACTATATTAACTGGTTATTCGGGGAAATAGCCACAATTTCTGCTTATTTAGGCTGTGCCATACCCCAACGCCCTGATCCTTTAGCTAACAATCAATTAAAGCCTGTTACTGCTGATGATACCTGTTTAATAACCTTAGAATTGCATGAAGGCACACCAGTACAAGTTAATCTTAGCTCAGTTACCTATCAAGGGCGCGGTCATTGGCTAGAAATTTACGGAGAAAAAGGCACATTAGTCTTAGGCAGTGATAACCTCAAGGATTATGTACACGGTTTTAAATTATACGCTTCTAGGGACAATCAACCCTTAGAAGAAATAAAAATTCCTGAAAGGTTAGCCTTTCCGCAAGTGTTTGACGATGGCAGACTCGCACCATTTATCAGAGTGGTAAATCAATTAGTAGAAAATATTGATAATAATAAGATGAATGCACCTTCTATTATTGAAGGGATTTACTCTCAATTATTAATGGATTTAACCCATAAATCTCACACTCAAAAACAACGATTAAAAGTACCTTCTTTACAGGATTTTCTCTTAGGCAATGAGTAA